The Sorangiineae bacterium MSr11954 DNA segment GCGCTCGATCGAGCCGATGAGCAGCTGCGCGACGGGCGTTGGCTCGATGGCGAGGATGTCATCGCACGTCTGAAGCGCAACACGCCGTGACGCGACTTCGCATCGCGCAGGGCGCGGATGCTCAGATTCGCCGAATCGACGTCTGGTGGCGAGAGAATCGCCCCGCGGCGCCGGCCATGTTTGCCGAGGCCCTAGCCGGTATGCTCCAAGCGCTCCTTGTCATGCCTACGCGAGGCGCGCACTACAGCACGCGAAGAGGCGTACCGATCAAGCGCGTGCTCGTCGGAGCAACCCGGTACCACCTGTACTTCTCATACGACAAAAAGGCAGACATCGTAGAGATACGTGCCGTTTGGCACGCCTCCCGTGGGCGGGGCCCCCAACTTGGATAACGACGCTTACGAAACTCAGGAACGCGTGCGGATCGGGATGAACCGTTCCGCGCGACAGTTCCACGCGTAGGCGAAGGTCAGTCGGTAGATGACGAAGAACCCTATTGTGGTCCAAAAGGGGAACGTCCAGAGGCTGACCTCATGGGCGCGGCCTGCGACGGCGAGCAAGGCGTCCATGAAGGCGCCTGTGAAGATGCCGTAGAGGGCTGCGAGAAGGGCCACGCGCTTCGACGTCATCCGCTCGTAAGGTTCGGGACGTAGGAAGAGGAAAGGCCACCAGTTGGAATCGATGTCGCTGAGGAAATTGAGAACGTCTTCTACCTGTCGCACGTGAAAGAAGTATTAGCATGCCCAACGCAGTGCGTCCCGGCTAAGCCAGGATCAAAAATGCGAGAGGCCACGGTGACCAACATTCTGGAGTTCGCTCTCGACAAGATCGATGCCGATCTCGTCTATCTCATGGCGCTTCTGCGCGAAATGCTCGAACAAACTGGGGAAAAGGAGCGCGCACGGCGCCTCCCGTTCGTCGGGGATGAGCCTGTTTGCATCAAGGATGCACGCGACGTTGCTGCGCTGACCCTCGCGTTTCAGCTCCTCAATTTGATCGAGGAGAACGCATCGGCTCAGGCGCGACGCCAGCGCGAAGAGCAGCAGGGGCTTTTGCGCGAGCCCGGGCTCTGGGGCCAAAACCTGCGGCAGCTCATCGAGCTCGGTCTCTCGCCCGAGGCCATCGCCGAAGGAATCGGCCAGGTGTCCGTCGAGCCGGTGCTCACCGCACATCCGACCGAGGCCAAGCCGGCCGACGTGCTCGGACAACAGCGGCAGCTGTATCTGCTCTTGGTGCGCCGCGAGAATCAAATGTGGACGCCGAGCGAGCAGGAAGACATCGGCGACGAGATCAAGGCGACCCTCGAGCGCCTCTGGCGCACGTCGAAGTTCATGCAAAAGCGTCCCGACATCGCCGACGAACGTCAGAATGCGCTGCACTACCTGCGCAACGTGTTCCCGGAGGTGCTCCCCTGGCTCGATGCGCGGCTGCGGCACGCGTGGGTCGAGGCCGGGCTCGATCCCAAGCTCCTCGGCGAGCGGACCCCCGAGCTGCGCTTCGGCAATTGGATCGGCGGCGACCGCGATGGCCACCCGCTGGTCACCGGCGACGTGACCCGCGAGACCTTGAAGGAGTTTCGCAGAGCCGCGCTCGACGTGCACCGCGACAAATTGGAGAAGCTCGCGCGCCAGCTCCCGCTGAGCGACGTGATCCAGCCCGCGCCTCCCGTTTTGCGCGCGGCGCTGGAGCGGATGTACGAGCGCCTCGGCGACGAAGCGCGCGCGCTCACCAAGCGCTTCCCGGGCGAGCCTTGGCGGCAGTTCGTCCACGCCATGATCGCGTGGCTCGAACGCTATCCGAACCCGCGCGAGCTCATCGCGGATCTGAGGGCGCTCGCGCAGTCGCTCGAGGAGGTCGGCGCCGGGCGCCTGGCGCGAACCTCGGTGACACCGGTGGTTCGCGAGGTCAAGACGTTCGGCTTCCACCTGGCCGCCCTCGACGTCCGGCAAAATAGCCGCTACCACGATCGCGCGCTGGCGCAGCTGCTCACCGCCGCCGGCATCGACGGCGAGGACTTCCCCGACTGGGACGAGGCGCGCCGCCGCGAGCTCCTCGACACGGAGCTTCGAAGCGCGCGCCCGCTCGCGCCCGTGGGGGCATCGGTCGGCGAGGAGGCGGACAAGACGCTCGCCGCCCTCCGCGCGCTCGCCGAGGTGCGCGATCAGCACGGCATGGATGGCTTGGGGTCGCTCATCGTGAGCATGACCCGCAACGTGTCGGACCTGCTCGTCGTCTACCTGCTCGCGCGCGAGGTGGGCCTGGCGCGCATGACCCCCAAGGGGCTCGTCTGCGACATGCGCGTGGTGCCGCTCTTCGAGACCCTGGAGGACCTGGAGGCGGCGCCGCGCATCCTCGAGGGCTTCGTCGATCACCCGGTCACCCAAGCGAGCCTGGCGGCCATGGCCGAGCGCGCGGGCGGGGAGGCGCCGCACATCGAGGTGATGCTCGGCTACAGCGACAGCTGCAAAGACGGCGGCATCCTCGCGAGCCAGTGGGCGGTGCGCTGCGCCCAGGAGAAGCTCCACGCCTTTCTCTCGGCGCGGGACGAGTCGGTGCGCTTTTTCCATGGCCGCGGGGGCACGGTCAGCCGCGGCGCGGGCCCGACGCATCGCTTTCTCGAGGCGCTCCCCCATGGCTCGCTCACCGGGCAGGTGCGGGTGACCGAGCAAGGCGAGACCATCACGCAAAAGTTCGCGAACCGCATCACGGCGACCTACAACCTCGAGCTCCTGCTGGCCGGCGTGGCCGCCACCACCCTCCGCCATCGCTTCGCGCCGCCCTCGCGCGACGAAGAGCTGGTGCAGTTGCTCGACCGCCTCGCCGCATCGAGCCGCGACGCCTACCGCGCCTTGCTGGCGGAGGAGGGCTTCTTCGGCTACTTCGGCGAGGCCACCCCCATCGATGCGCTCGAGGTCGCGCACATCGGCTCGCGCCCGCCTCGCCGGACGGGCCGCCGCTCGCTCGAGGATCTTCGCGCCATCCCCTGGGTCTTCAGCTGGAACCAGTCGCGCCACTACCTGCCCGGCTGGTATGGCCTCGGCACCGCGCTCGAAGCGCTCGCCCAGAGCGATCCCGCGGCCTTCTCCAAGGTCGCCGCCGCCGCGGCCACCGATCCCTTCCTCCGTTACGTGATGAAGAACGTGGAGGGCGCCGTGGCCTCCACCGCCCTCGATATCGTCGCGCAGTATGCCGCGCTGGTCACCGATCCCCAGGCACGCGACCGCATCTTCGGCCTCGTCGCCGACGAGCACCGCCGCACCGTCACCATCATCGACACCCTCTTCGGCGAGCCGCTCGAGCGCCGCCGCCCGCGCATGTGGCGCACCCTCCAACTGCGCGACGAGGGCCTGCGCGCCATCCACACCTTCCAGATCGACGTGCTCCGCGAGTGGCGCGCGCGCAAAGCCGCCGGCGACACCACCGGCGCCGAAGCCGTGCTGCCCAGCGTGCTGCTCTCGCTCAACGCCGTCGCCAGCGGCCTGCGAACGACGGGCTGACTATTTCACCCGAACGCCATTGCCCCCCGCCCCATTGGTCGATGCGGCCTGCGGCGGTGGGGCGAGCCAGGGGGTTGCCAGACGGTCGCGGCGGCCGCGGAGCCAGTAGGTCTTCATGAGGCCCTTGCCCTTCACGTCGATCTCGCCGCGCTCTTCGAGATCGTAGTGGTCCTTGATGCGCTCGTAGGTGGCCTCCGTGACTTGGATGCGGCCCTCGATGCCATGGGATTCCATGCGGCTCGCCGTGTTGACGGTGTCGCCCCACACGTCGTAGATGAATTTCTTTTTGCCGATGACGCCGGCCACCACGGGTCCCGTGTGCACCCCGATGCGCACGCGCACGGGCTCGCCGAGCTCGCGGCTGAACTCTTCCATGTAGCGGCACATCTCGAGCGCCATTTCGGAGACGGCGTGCGCGTGATCGTCTTTGGAGGTCGGGAGACCGCCCGCGACCATGTAGGCGTCGCCGATGGTCTTGATTTTCTCCAGCCCGAGACGATCGGCCATGTCATCGAAGGTGCTGAAGATGGCGTTGAGCCTGCGCACCACCTCGGAGGGCGCGAGGCGCTCGGCCATCTTGGTGAAGCCCACGATGTCCGAGAAGAGCACCGTCACTTGGGCGAAGCCATCGGCGATGGTGCGGCCTTGTTCGCGCTTCAAACGCTCGGCGATTTTGGCGGGGAGGATATTGAGCAAGAGAGCGTCGCTCTTGCCTTTTTCATGATCGAGCTGGTCCATCTGCTCGTAGATGGTGCGCCGCTGCAAGAAGCCCTCGCGGGCCTGGAGCTCGAGCTGGTGCGCCACCAAGGTGCCGATGCCGCCCAGGACCACGATGGTCAAAATCATCGACACGCGCACCCGATCCTCGGCGTGCACGAGCACCACGTCGAAGAGCACGTACACGAAGACGGTGAGCAACGTATAGAGCGCCTGCGTGAACACGTTCATTTTGGCCACCAGGGGCCCGAGGGTCACGAACAGGATCGCGAAGGAGTTGTAGATGAAGTACCCGTGCGTGGGCGCGACCGCCGCGATGGCGATGACCACCACGTTGCACCCCATGCCGAACACCAGCATCGCCGGTTGATGCCACGGCTCGTATTTGCGCGAGTGCATCAGCGCGGTGACCAGCACCGCCACCGGACCGAAGACCCCGTACCGCAACGCCCATGCGAAGCTTCGAATCGAGGGGATCACGAGCAGGTCGTGGATCCCGTACGCGAGGAACGCCACGGCGCTCAGCCCGATGCTGAAGCGGGTGAAGCTCTTGACGCTCCGCTCGAAGTAGTCCGCGCGAAACTGCCGCTCGAGCCTGGGATCGAGGAAGGTCGCCAATACGCGGTGGGTGCGCACGTCCATGTCGGGGGCCACCGAAGCTTACCGCGATGTCATGCGCTTTCAGCCGTCCGGCCCCGAAAAGATAACTTTACAGAGCACATTGGAAGCAACGTGCCACTTGCTACGTCCAAGGGAAGACCCATGAAGTTCGTACGCGGCCCGCTCGCGATGGTTTCGGTGGTGGTGATGGCCGGTGGTTGCGCTTCGGGCGGCCCCGCCCCCGTGCCGGTGCGCGCGCCGCCGGCGGTGGCCAACCGAACGGGTGCATCGCCCGCACGTGTATCGATGCGATCGGCGGAGATCGACGCGCGGCTGCGCGCGGAGTGGCAGTCGAAGAAGATCGAGACCACCGCGCGGGTGGACGACGCGGGGTTCCTCCGGCGTGTGCACCTCGATTTGACGGGTCGCGTGCCCTCGGCCCAAGCCGTGGAGGCGTTCCTGGCGGATCGATCGGCGGACAAGCGCGCAAAGGTGATCGACGCGCTGCTCGCCAGCCCGGCGTACGCGGATCACTTCACCAACTACTGGGACCGCGCGCTGCTCGGACGCGACGTGCGGAACAACGTCGACCGGGCCGAGTTTCGGCGGTGGCTCCACGAGCGGTTCGACGCGAACGTCGGCTACGACGTGTGGGTTCGCGATTTGGTCTCCGCCACCGGGCTCACCACGGGGCCGAAGTCGGACGACGGGTCCCCCTTGCCCGCCGCGACGAGCGACGTACGGGTGAACGGCGCCACCAACTGGTACGTGCGCTACATGGACAACCCGGCCGATCTCGCGGGCACCGCGTCGCGCCTCTTTCTGGGGGTGCAGATCCAGTGCGCGCAGTGCCACGATCACAAGACGGAAAAGTGGAGGATGTCCGACTTTCAGGCCTTCACCGCCTCGTTCATGCAGACGCGGGCGCAGCTCTTTTATCCGCAGGACAAAGACAAAAAGGGAACGCGGCCCTTCGACGTGGAGGACGTCGAGAAGCCGCGCCGCAAGGCCAAGGGGATGGATCTCACCGACTACAAGAACGCCGTCCCCCGGGCGCTCGATGGAACGGAGCTCGCGGCCAGCGGGAGGCCGCGCGCGGCGCTGGCCGCGTGGATCACGGCCAAACGAAATCCATGGTTCGCGCGCGCGGTGGTCAACCGCATGTGGGCCAAGCTGCTGGGGCGCGGGTTCTTCGAGCCCATCGACGACATCCGCGAGTCGAACCCGCCCGCGGTGCCCGGCCTGCTCGATGCGCTGGCCCAGGACTTCGTGGCCAGCGGCTACGACTTGAAGCACCTGCTCCGGCTGGTGGCCAACACGGAGGCGTACCAGCTCGCCGCGCGTCCAAAGGCGCAGCTGCCCACCTGGGGAGCACCGGTGGAGCGTGGAAGCGCGCCGGCAGGCGACGAGAGAGGCGCGGCCGAGGGCGCAGCGCAGGTGCGGCGCGACGAGGACGCGCTCTGGTCGTACTTTCACATGGACCGCCTGGGGCCCGACGAGCTGCTCGACTCTTTGGCCCAAGCCACCGGCGACAAGAGCTTGCTCGAAAAGGGCGCAGGCGGCGACCAGATCCGCGCGGGGCTGCGCAAGCAGTTCGCCTTTTTGTTCGACGTGGACGAGGAGGCGGATCACCACGACGAGTTCGACGGGACCATCGCCCAGGCGCTGTGGATGATCAACGGCAACGTCCTCAATCGAAGCGTGCAGGTCGCCCCCGGCAGCGCGCTCGCGGAGGTGATCGGCAAGCCGGGGAGGGACGAGGCCAAAATACGTGCACTCTACATGCGAACGCTCTCGCGCCCTCCCACCGCGGAGGAGACGGAGCACTGGGTGAAGTTCGTGAACGCAAACCCCATGCGGCAAGCGTACGAAGATCTTTTGTGGGCGCTCCTCAACTCGAGCGAGTTTCTCTTCAATCATTGAGGTCGAAGCGATGCAGCGGTTCTCTCGTCGACAAGGGCTCGTCTACGGCGCGGGCGGATTGGCCGCGCTCCTCGCGAGCCGCTGGTTTTTGCCCGCGGTGGCGCACGCCGAGGCGGCGGCGTCGCTGCACCCCGGCGCGGCCGGCGCCGGCGGCAAGGCTGCGAAGGCCCAGGCTTCCAAGACGAAGGCCAAGGCGTGCATCGTCCTGTGGCTCAATGGCGGCCCCAGTCACATCGATACGTTCGACCCCAAGTCGGGCGTGGCGACGGCGCGGTTCAAGGCGGTGAAGACGCGGTCGAAGAACCTCTTCGTCTCGGAGCATCTGCCGCTCTTGGCCGACCACGGCGACAAGCTGGCCGTGGTGCGCAGCATGACCAGCAAAGAGGGCAACCACGATCGCGCGCGCTACCTGCTGCACACGGGGTACGTGCCCAACCCAACGGTGCACCATCCTTCGCTCGGCGGGTGGGTCAGCCACGAGGTGGGCGAGGCCTCGCCCGAGCTGCCCAACTTCGTCAGCATCGGGGGGCCCAGCCTCGGGCCCGGTTTTCTGGGCCTGCAACACGGGCCGTTCATCGTGGACGATCCGGCCAAGAAGCCCGCCAATGTGGCGCTGCCGCGCGACGTGGACGAGGCGC contains these protein-coding regions:
- a CDS encoding phosphoenolpyruvate carboxylase; this encodes MREATVTNILEFALDKIDADLVYLMALLREMLEQTGEKERARRLPFVGDEPVCIKDARDVAALTLAFQLLNLIEENASAQARRQREEQQGLLREPGLWGQNLRQLIELGLSPEAIAEGIGQVSVEPVLTAHPTEAKPADVLGQQRQLYLLLVRRENQMWTPSEQEDIGDEIKATLERLWRTSKFMQKRPDIADERQNALHYLRNVFPEVLPWLDARLRHAWVEAGLDPKLLGERTPELRFGNWIGGDRDGHPLVTGDVTRETLKEFRRAALDVHRDKLEKLARQLPLSDVIQPAPPVLRAALERMYERLGDEARALTKRFPGEPWRQFVHAMIAWLERYPNPRELIADLRALAQSLEEVGAGRLARTSVTPVVREVKTFGFHLAALDVRQNSRYHDRALAQLLTAAGIDGEDFPDWDEARRRELLDTELRSARPLAPVGASVGEEADKTLAALRALAEVRDQHGMDGLGSLIVSMTRNVSDLLVVYLLAREVGLARMTPKGLVCDMRVVPLFETLEDLEAAPRILEGFVDHPVTQASLAAMAERAGGEAPHIEVMLGYSDSCKDGGILASQWAVRCAQEKLHAFLSARDESVRFFHGRGGTVSRGAGPTHRFLEALPHGSLTGQVRVTEQGETITQKFANRITATYNLELLLAGVAATTLRHRFAPPSRDEELVQLLDRLAASSRDAYRALLAEEGFFGYFGEATPIDALEVAHIGSRPPRRTGRRSLEDLRAIPWVFSWNQSRHYLPGWYGLGTALEALAQSDPAAFSKVAAAAATDPFLRYVMKNVEGAVASTALDIVAQYAALVTDPQARDRIFGLVADEHRRTVTIIDTLFGEPLERRRPRMWRTLQLRDEGLRAIHTFQIDVLREWRARKAAGDTTGAEAVLPSVLLSLNAVASGLRTTG
- a CDS encoding DUF1549 and DUF1553 domain-containing protein; its protein translation is MKFVRGPLAMVSVVVMAGGCASGGPAPVPVRAPPAVANRTGASPARVSMRSAEIDARLRAEWQSKKIETTARVDDAGFLRRVHLDLTGRVPSAQAVEAFLADRSADKRAKVIDALLASPAYADHFTNYWDRALLGRDVRNNVDRAEFRRWLHERFDANVGYDVWVRDLVSATGLTTGPKSDDGSPLPAATSDVRVNGATNWYVRYMDNPADLAGTASRLFLGVQIQCAQCHDHKTEKWRMSDFQAFTASFMQTRAQLFYPQDKDKKGTRPFDVEDVEKPRRKAKGMDLTDYKNAVPRALDGTELAASGRPRAALAAWITAKRNPWFARAVVNRMWAKLLGRGFFEPIDDIRESNPPAVPGLLDALAQDFVASGYDLKHLLRLVANTEAYQLAARPKAQLPTWGAPVERGSAPAGDERGAAEGAAQVRRDEDALWSYFHMDRLGPDELLDSLAQATGDKSLLEKGAGGDQIRAGLRKQFAFLFDVDEEADHHDEFDGTIAQALWMINGNVLNRSVQVAPGSALAEVIGKPGRDEAKIRALYMRTLSRPPTAEETEHWVKFVNANPMRQAYEDLLWALLNSSEFLFNH